A part of Candida albicans SC5314 chromosome 2, complete sequence genomic DNA contains:
- a CDS encoding putative hydrolase (Protein of unknown function; rat catheter and Spider biofilm induced) has product MFSKSGVNRVRQLILKRYTHQTSQTSQTNVLTPTFSVDQIRDLPYVDHVDLVWKQLLPYKVKINKRKTPILFLHGLFGSISSFNSIGRSLSAVVKHPVYAVDLRNHGDSPRALPHTYTIMARDIHNFIKQRKWDECILVGHSMGAKVAMMVSLLYPSLVSKLVVVDNTPHSRPLNHQFYKDLLGMCEVEVNGHQYKTANKKTVGKISQINRFLTQYEEDHKMRQILTGNLMTCLKHFKNRKDINHEKEVFKMPVMNFYKYDILRTLGGWPQLPQVQKFDKPVYVMYGNQSEFVAPQFHKEFYRYFTNVKFQDFDSGHWVAMEQPRQFLKKLAKFIDYDEYCKFKPNKVRYVKW; this is encoded by the coding sequence ATGTTTTCTAAACTGGGTGTGAATAGAGTGAGACAGCTTATATTAAAACGTTATACACACCAGACATCACAGACGTCACAGACAAATGTATTAACCCCAACCTTCAGTGTTGATCAGATCAGAGATTTACCTTATGTGGACCATGTTGACTTGGTTTGGAAACAACTCCTACCTTACAAAGTGAAGATTAATAAACGAAAGACACCGATATTGTTTTTACATGGACTATTTGGATCTATACTGTCTTTCAATTCGATTGGGAGACTGCTCAGTGCAGTAGTGAAACACCCCGTTTATGCTGTTGATTTAAGAAACCATGGAGACTCTCCTCGTGCCTTGCCTCACACATACACGATCATGGCTCGAGACATTCATAATTTTATCAAGCAAAGAAAATGGGACGAGTGTATACTTGTCGGCCACTCCATGGGTGCCAAAGTTGCCATGATGGTTAGTTTATTATATCCTTCATTAGTTTCCaagttggtggtggttgatAACACTCCGCATTCCAGACCACTAAACCATCAATTTTACAAAGACTTGTTGGGAATGTGTGAAGTAGAGGTTAATGGCCATCAATATAAAACTGCCAACAAGAAAACTGTAGGGAAGATATCTCAAATCAACCGTTTTTTAACTCAATATGAAGAAGATCATAAAATGAGACAAATATTGACAGGCAATTTAATGACTTGTTTGAAACATTTCAAAAATCGAAAGGATATAAATCACGAAAAAGAGGTTTTCAAAATGCCAGTAATGAATTTCTACAAGTATGATATATTAAGAACTCTTGGTGGGTGGCCCCAGCTACCACAAGTGCAGAAATTCGACAAGCCGGTATACGTAATGTACGGCAACCAAAGTGAATTCGTCGCACCCCAATTTCACAAAGAATTTTACAGGTATTTCACCAATGTGAAATTTCAAGATTTTGATAGTGGTCATTGGGTTGCCATGGAACAACCTCGGCAATTTCTCAAAAAATTGGCCAAGTTCATAGACTATGATGAGTACTGCAAGTTCAAGCCGAATAAAGTTCGATATGTAAAGTGGTAA
- a CDS encoding uncharacterized protein (Ortholog(s) have role in ER to Golgi vesicle-mediated transport and ER to Golgi transport vesicle, endoplasmic reticulum membrane, integral component of Golgi membrane localization) produces the protein MFGLGKLFYVIVLVINGIAVLSEDRFLNRIGWGSTTGQQNNGNIQAQFNQFNSGLDNTDGSVKTKLINLISAVRTLMRIPLIVVNITIIIYELILG, from the coding sequence ATGTTTGGTTTGggtaaattattttatgtGATTGTGCTTGTTATTAATGGAATTGCAGTGCTAAGTGAAGATAGATTTTTGAACAGAATCGGATGGGGATCAACAACTGgacaacaaaataatggCAATATTCAAGCGCAATTTAATCAGTTTAACAGTGGCTTGGATAACACCGATGGCTCAGTGAAGACCAAACTAATAAACTTGATAAGTGCAGTCAGAACTTTGATGAGAATTCCGTTGATAGTAGTGAatattaccattattatcTATGAGTTGATTTTGGGTTAG
- the BUB2 gene encoding Bub2p (Ortholog(s) have GTPase activator activity) yields the protein MEQELLLKGRKKDSIEQFISGSQLFLENGLSQLRYMVLVEGLSTPEGYDQCPYRSYVWSILCRVPPFPTEQYLQLLETSSQTLPDELLIKIKNDTFRTLMNDKKFHSKVNEESLIRILSCIGITTEVGYVQGLNVLLAPIAYVCHKSEPQAFAILHNLITKQIPLYITPNMEGVHTGLQLVDAVLKIIDPVLSDYLDSKFLKAKIYAFPSILTLCACTPPLKSVLKLWDFLFAYGTHINVLFVVAQLIICRSSILESEQPMKILRTWPNLEENEIIKLSLSFIPELPEKLYDLIARHGYDRKVPKELARFLEEK from the coding sequence ATGGAGCAAGAATTACTCCTCAAAGGCAGAAAGAAAGACTCTATTGAGCAGTTTATTAGTGGCTCCCAGCTATTTCTTGAGAATGGTTTGTCGCAGCTTCGATACATGGTACTAGTAGAAGGATTATCAACACCTGAAGGATACGATCAGTGTCCATACCGCTCATATGTATGGAGCATACTATGTCGAGTTCCCCCATTCCCAACTGAACAGTATTTGCAATTGCTAGAAACCTCAAGTCAGACCCTCCCAGATGAATTactaatcaaaataaaaaatgatACTTTTCGTACTTTGATGAACGATAAAAAATTCCATCTGAAAGTGAACGAGGAATCTTTGATTAGGATACTATCGTGTATTGGAATAACTACGGAAGTTGGCTATGTACAAGGTTTAAATGTTTTATTGGCACCCATCGCATACGTTTGTCACAAAAGTGAACCTCAGGCATTTGCAATCTTGCACAATTTGATAACCAAGCAAATCCCATTATATATTACTCCTAACATGGAAGGAGTCCACACGGGTTTGCAATTGGTTGACGcagttttgaaaataatagatCCTGTCTTGAGTGACTATCTAGACTCTAAGTTTTTAAAGGCAAAGATATACGCTTTCCCTTCGATACTAACTTTATGTGCGTGTACTCCGCCTTTGAAATCAGTTTTGAAACTATGGGACTTTCTATTTGCGTATGGCACTCATATAAATGTGCTCTTTGTTGTGGcacaattaataatatgtCGTTCGAGCATTTTGGAAAGTGAACAACCAATGAAAATCTTGAGAACTTGGCCAAatttagaagaaaatgaaatcatAAAGTTGAGTCTCAGTTTCATACCTGAACTACCAGAGAAGCTCTATGATTTAATAGCTAGACATGGTTACGATAGAAAAGTTCCTAAAGAATTGGCAAGATttttagaagaaaaataa
- a CDS encoding uncharacterized protein (Ortholog(s) have mRNA binding, pre-mRNA branch point binding activity, role in mRNA branch site recognition, mRNA cis splicing, via spliceosome and U2-type prespliceosome, U2AF, commitment complex localization): protein MSSSSQRQANSYSRRAPFHDDTNNQSSFRNQPNRNEPPLNRGRGYNEHQGRRSDAMPNRGDPRRPDNCNDGYNDRRDDGRGDKNKRFQHPGRSEEQPKYFGRGNRESSQHQSPQSSRHSGREGQGQGPDRNRNDQRYDPRRNDGRTGNNPPHYKPNRSNDVPIANRGTKRSNQEHDAGPFKQPRLSDEYTQRSQQQQFSSRKPYNNKPDQKNGSNRKSDSKFSQPKFQKSRSSFQNRGRGNDWDRSGEAYTPSSKRSDNPNFSGQRKFEPQSSLARARTISVAKPKSINEILKEIDRLQNRVQDLQSVQPIEEVKVIDSRWNKVPEGFENLSAARAKLSGLFPLPGYPRPIDFTKLEGTIKNRLNNSDDILNETSRIDPVDSKAARTLIVKNDLSQISHLKLVEFFNDYLKAIDFEKGSSNNIKKQKKAQDNKFMIIEFNNAECATIIYSLNETELLFNAYKEEKVPARQMEKFKLLIARPSEYVVQDLEPVKSDEIEEVVRDNSRKISLTIVPNATPSKVIESLEKNVGALQGIQFLRQKGTKNLLGLVFVEFKDSSNDVIGKLRRLPFITRAFHSCILPNKTPIQKGPIDFHSLKNLVENKNVAPHPSSRVIRLLNAVTESELADDATYSFIRNDMYNEASKYGEVVNVRIPRPSRNHTPGILQFNTSTGLGTIYIEFKDEKIALAAMMELAGKSYNDRTVLATFYDFDDFLMGI, encoded by the coding sequence ATGTCGTCATCGTCTCAACGACAAGCTAATAGCTATTCACGAAGAGCACCTTTCCATGATGATACTAACAATCAATCATCATTCCGAAACCAGCCCAATAGAAATGAGCCACCATTGAATCGCGGACGAGGCTATAATGAACATCAAGGTAGAAGAAGTGATGCAATGCCAAACAGAGGGGATCCTAGACGCCCAGACAATTGCAATGACGGCTATAATGATAGAAGAGATGATGGAAGAGGCGACAAGAATAAGAGGTTTCAACACCCAGGGCGATCTGAGGAACaaccaaaatattttggaCGGGGTAATCGAGAATCGTCACAACACCAATCACCTCAGTCGCTGAGACATTCCGGGAGAGAAGGGCAAGGGCAAGGGCCAGACAGAAATAGAAACGATCAAAGATATGACCCCAGACGCAATGACGGTAGAACAGGTAATAATCCACCACACTATAAACCAAACAGATCAAATGATGTCCCAATTGCGAATCGAGGTACGAAAAGATCAAATCAAGAGCATGACGCAGGGCCTTTTAAACAACCAAGACTTTCTGATGAGTATACTCAAAGAtcacagcaacaacaattttctTCCCGTAAACCTTACAACAATAAACCAGATCAAAAGAATGGTTCCAATCGCAAATCCGACTCGAAATTTTCTCAAcccaaatttcaaaaatcaCGTTCGTCTTTTCAAAACCGAGGCAGAGGTAATGATTGGGATCGTTCTGGAGAGGCATATACACCATCATCCAAAAGAAGTGACaatccaaatttttctGGGCAGCGTAAATTTGAACCGCAATCAAGCTTAGCAAGAGCACGTACTATTTCAGTTGCTAAACCTAAACtgataaatgaaattttaaaagaGATCGACCGTTTGCAAAACCGTGTACAAGACCTTCAGTCTGTTCAACCAATAGAAGAAGTCAAAGTTATTGATTCAAGATGGAATAAAGTCCCTGAAGGATTTGAGAATTTGTCTGCTGCCAGAGCAAAGTTGTCAGGGTTGTTTCCACTTCCAGGATACCCACGtccaattgatttcacCAAATTAGAAGGtacaattaaaaatagATTGAATAATTCCGATGACATTTTGAATGAAACTTCTAGGATTGATCCCGTTGATTCGAAAGCCGCCAGAACGTTGATTGTCaaaaatgatttatcaCAAATAAGTCACTTGAAGCTTGTTGagtttttcaatgattatttgaaagctatagattttgaaaaagggTCTTCCAATAACATTAAGAAGCAGAAAAAAGCTCAAGACAATAAATTTATGATCATTGAATTTAACAATGCAGAATGTGCAACTATCATATACTCCTTGAATGAAACGGAATTATTGTTTAATGCTTACAAAGAAGAGAAGGTTCCTGCACGACAAATGGAGAAATTTAAGTTATTGATTGCTAGACCTAGTGAGTACGTAGTTCAAGATTTGGAGCCTGTTAAATCAGATGAGATTGAAGAAGTTGTGAGAGataattcaagaaaaatttccTTGACGATTGTACCTAACGCAACACCGAGCAAAGTTATTGAATCATTAGAAAAGAATGTTGGCGCATTGCAAGGAATTCAGTTTTTAAGACAAAAGGGAACTAAGAATTTGCTTGGGTTGgtatttgttgaattcaAAGACTCCTCTAATGATGTGATTGGCAAATTGAGGAGATTGCCATTTATAACTCGTGCGTTCCATTCATGTATCTTGCCTAATAAGACGCCAATTCAAAAGGGCCCTATCGATTTCCATAGTTTGAAAAACTTGGTGGAAAATAAGAATGTGGCGCCACATCCGCTGCTGAGAGTTATTAGATTGTTAAATGCAGTCACTGAATCAGAATTAGCAGATGATGCCACCTACAGTTTTATCAGAAATGATATGTATAATGAGGCATCTAAATATGGTGAGGTTGTAAATGTCAGAATTCCTAGACCATCACGTAATCATACGCCTGGAATTTTACAGTTCAACACTTCCACAGGTTTAGGCACTATATACATCGAATTTAAAGATGAAAAGATCGCATTGGCGGCCATGATGGAGTTGGCAGGTAAACTGTACAACGATAGAACGGTGTTGGCTACTTTCtatgattttgatgattttttgaTGGGAATATAG
- the NCB2 gene encoding negative cofactor 2 transcription regulator complex subunit (Beta subunit of NC2, heterodimeric regulator of transcription; activates CDR1 transcription; possibly an essential gene, disruptants not obtained by UAU1 method; conditional mutants show decreased susceptibility to azoles): protein MSEYSGSNSEDLSLPKATVQKIINEILPKDIGIAKEAREAITECSIEFIMMLSTQSNDIAEKEAKKTIASDHVVKALEELDFKIYLDIINKILDEHKELLKGKEKRNNKFQNSGLTEEELLRQQEELFKKSRARLQNQSGSLTAKPEPN, encoded by the coding sequence ATGTCGGAATACTCGGGCTCCAACTCAGAAGACTTATCCTTACCTAAGGCAACAGTGCAAAAGATAATCAATGAGATCCTACCAAAAGATATAGGCATTGCCAAAGAAGCACGAGAAGCAATAACAGAATGCAGCATTGAATTCATAATGATGCTATCTACACAACTGAATGATATTGCAGAGAAAGAAGCTAAGAAAACCATTGCATCAGATCACGTAGTAAAAGCATTGGAAGAATTGGATTTCAAAATCTATCTTGATATCATTAACAAGATATTGGACGAACACAAAGAGCTCTTGAAGGgtaaagagaaaagaaacaacaaattccAAAACTCGGGGTTGACAGAGGAGGAATTGTTGAGACAGCAAGAAGAATTGTTTAAAAAGTCGAGAGCTCGTTTGCAAAACCAATCAGGGTCACTTACAGCCAAACCTGAACCTAATTAG
- a CDS encoding uncharacterized protein (Predicted amino acid transmembrane transporter; rat catheter biofilm repressed), whose protein sequence is MNAIKSRTEDHFHQLSTIRSPTRDIDPQHNAGDVELLAQIGYKQELNRHYSTLQVFGIAFSIMGLLPSIASVLTTGLESGPAGLVWGWFLSSIFILCIGISLAFLGSAIPTSGGLYYYTNYYCPDAFRVPLSFMIGCSNSLGLIGGLCSISYGFAVQVLSAVYIQQDGAFEITNAKCYGIFVACVVSNAIICCLATKQAALLQTISIIVNVFLVLLFLIAVPAGKGGDFNSRSFIFSNFENSRDYGTVWSFALSWMPAIWTIGAFDSTIHCSEEAKNAQRAIPVGIIGSISACWILGWAICIVCAACIKDGDVSRVLESDTGSAMAQIIYDALGKKWAVAFMSLIAVGQYLMSVSIMIALSRQIWSFARDDGLPVVYNFVKYVNPKIKVPIRATMFAAALGILLGLLVLINGTAGSGALFSLAVASNVLSWGLPVLLILLPYGRKRFIPGPFYFGSTISTLINIVSVGWTGYVIVLCMFPDSITVDKNSMNYTVVINVGVWLLALIYYFVWGYRFYTGPKSNLEEDFVEGVSTGNVDEVLNEKV, encoded by the coding sequence ATGAACGCAATCAAATCACGAACAGAAGaccattttcatcaattgtcCACAATACGATCTCCCACAAGAGACATTGACCCACAACACAATGCTGGTGATGTTGAATTGTTAGCTCAAATTGGGTACAAGCAAGAATTGAATCGTCATTACAGTACTTTGCAAGTTTTTGGTATTGCTTTCTCCATCATGGGTTTGTTACCTAGTATAGCGTCAGTTTTGACTACAGGGTTGGAATCTGGTCCAGCTGGTTTGGTATGGGGTTGGTTTTTGTCTTCAATCTTTATCCTTTGCATTGGTATAAGTCTTGCATTTCTTGGAAGTGCCATCCCCACCTCTGGAGGGTTATACTACTACACGAATTATTATTGCCCTGATGCGTTTAGAGTGCCATTGAGTTTTATGATTGGCTGTTCCAACTCGTTGGGCTTAATTGGTGGATTGTGTAGTATCAGTTATGGTTTTGCCGTTCAAGTGTTATCTGCTGTCTATATCCAGCAGGATGGGGCATTTGAGATTACCAATGCAAAGTGTTATGGAATTTTTGTTGCATGTGTTGTGTCCAATGCTATTATATGTTGTTTAGCCACAAAACAAGCTGCGTTATTACAGACAATCTCCATTATTGTGAATGTgtttttggtgttgttatttttaattgcaGTTCCAGCAGGTAAGGGTGGTGATTTTAACTCACGCAGTTTTATCTTTAGCAATTTTGAGAATTCTAGAGATTATGGTACAGTGTGGTCTTTCGCATTGAGTTGGATGCCAGCTATCTGGACTATTGGCGCATTTGACTCCACGATCCATTGCAGTGAAGAAGCAAAAAATGCCCAGAGAGCTATACCTGTTGGTATTATTGGTTCTATTAGTGCTTGTTGGATTCTAGGATGGGCCATTTGTATTGTTTGTGCTGCTTGCATCAAAGACGGTGATGTTTCTAGAGTTCTTGAATCCGACACTGGATCTGCCATGGCGCAAATTATTTATGATGCACTTGGTAAGAAATGGGCAGTTGCATTTATGTCGCTTATTGCCGTAGGTCAGTATTTGATGTCTGTGTCAATTATGATAGCCCTTTCTAGACAAATTTGGTCTTTTGCAAGAGATGATGGTTTGCCGgttgtttataattttgttaaataCGTTAATCCCAAGATTAAAGTACCCATAAGAGCTACAATGTTTGCAGCTGCTTTAGGAATATTATTAGGATTATTGGTTTTGATCAATGGAACAGCAGGATCTGGTGCACTTTTCAGTCTTGCTGTTGCTAGTAACGTTCTTTCATGGGGACTTCCTGTGTTGCTCATTCTTTTACCTTATGGGAGAAAAAGGTTTATTCCTGGACCATTCTATTTTGGATCTACCATAAGTACCCTCATCAATATTGTCAGTGTTGGTTGGACAGGATACGTTATTGTTTTGTGCATGTTCCCTGATTCCATTACCGTTGACAAGAACTCCATGAATTACACGGTAGTCATTAATGTTGGTGTTTGGTTATTGGcgttgatttattatttcgTTTGGGGCTACAGATTCTACACAGGTCCTAAATCCAACcttgaagaagattttgTAGAAGGTGTCAGCACCGGCAATGTCGATGAAGTCTTGAACGAAAAAGTCTAG
- the LHS1 gene encoding Hsp70 family chaperone (Protein similar to S. cerevisiae Hsp70p; predicted Kex2p substrate; possibly essential, disruptants not obtained by UAU1 method; flow model biofilm repressed) yields MKGSLFIFYILSIVFCAILGIDYGQQFTKAVLLAPGVPFEIVLTDEGKRKDLSGLCIRKVSNNDLERVYGSQMGSLVTRFPHNCILDLKQLLGKSIDDPSVNQYLKNHFVKLVADEARNGIKFDLGFNNSTLEFSVEEILAMNLNEIKSRALNDLEANPHAAALVEDVAVSIPPFASQAVRQAYLDSLALANFSNVLGLVEEGTSVALNYITNKKLDKDSYDNVKHYYLIYDVGAGYTTTTLFSFTPKSIGQSVLEIESIGYDEMLGGKTLTNSAYSLVLEKFLNQFNLEESDLTDKIAARLQDTAEKAKIILSANSDFQTTLESVYNEKDFKLSITRQEFEDINADIMNHIADPVLKTVLEAGLKVDDIEYVILNGGSTRVPFIQKHIATLVGENKISKSVNTDESSALGTTAKALRLKAGVSSGKDMILLEKSFSNFEVGLNDQEETKVVFAKGATIGNTTRVHLGKISEDRIAISLYENGALIKSYNFDDLLSKAKKLDCKLIEDKNIFGKLSLDNNKIFDLVGLEVECSSGKEGSFFDKLMKKGHSENDEGSDNQEESTPENSTNSTKNSNSSKKVRSPKVIYVPVSKPSYPHIKPIGRVAKQSLLDKLAYLKAQDELKIATDHIKNELEGQCYKLREFIETHHSELLQELSEQDLEETTTFVGDLIEWLDFESDDSTLDELNSKVDEVNSKFSEVRRYKEIATTDLSKEGLKKLYDDSSNLIMKIQTSMLEFGTKISEVREKYEDAGLDFDKANERIKQILTGKGEDKMLSFDKTLKSYKQVITEIAKVLEYDDKDFSKVAKSQLYSYHEKLAKGVADMFADVISIESLHLDRMELFNQHFEQLLERKKQQELRRKLREAQKAAKEEQKEQETKPEEVEIIEEEDEVVEEVPKQTTTDDSLEQNTNSVDENSSTENKKKPDVEHDEL; encoded by the coding sequence ATGAAGGGATctctatttattttttatatattgtCCATTGTTTTTTGTGCAATATTAGGAATTGATTATGGACAACAATTCACCAAAGCAGTACTACTCGCACCAGGTGTACCGTTTGAAATTGTATTAACTGATGAAGGGAAGAGAAAGGACTTATCAGGTTTATGCATTAGAAAAGTATCGAATAATGACTTGGAAAGAGTATACGGATCTCAAATGGGTTCCTTAGTAACCAGATTCCCACACAATTGtattttggatttgaagCAATTATTAGGAAAAAGCATAGATGATCCTTCAGtgaatcaatatttgaaaaatcattttgttaaattagTTGCAGATGAAGCAAGAAACGgaataaaatttgatttaggATTTAATAATTCGACTTTAGAGTTTTCAGTCGAAGAGATTTTGGCTatgaatttgaatgaaatcaaatcccGTGCGTTGAATGATTTGGAAGCAAATCCACATGCGGCTGCATTAGTTGAGGATGTGGCAGTATCGATTCCTCCTTTTGCGTCCCAAGCTGTCAGACAAGCTTATTTGGACTCCTTGGCGTTGGCCAACTTTTCCAATGTTTTGGGATTAGTCGAAGAAGGTACTTCTGTTGCCTTGAATTACATCaccaacaagaaattggaTAAAGATCTGTACGACAATGTTAAACACTATTATTTGATCTATGATGTTGGTGCAGGATATACCACGACTACATTGTTTTCGTTTACTCCAAAATCCATTGGGCAATCTGTATTGGAAATTGAAAGTATTGGCTATGACGAAATGCTTGGAGGTAAAACATTGACCAATAGTGCTTACTCATTAGTGTTGGAAAAGTTcttgaatcaatttaatttagaAGAATCCGATTTAACTGACAAAATTGCTGCAAGATTACAAGATACTGCCGAAAAAGCCAAGATAATTTTATCTGCCAATAGCGATTTTCAAACAACTTTAGAGTCTGTTTATAATGAgaaagatttcaaattgtcCATTACGAGAcaagaatttgaagataTCAATGCCGACATAATGAATCACATTGCAGACCCGGTGTTGAAAACCGTCTTGGAAGCTGGGTTGAAGGTGGACGATATTGAATACGTTATTTTGAATGGTGGATCTACCAGGGTTCCTTTCATCCAAAAACATATTGCCACTTTAGTTGGTGAGAATAAAATCTCGAAATCAGTGAATACGGATGAAAGTTCTGCCTTAGGGACCACAGCAAAAGCATTGAGATTAAAGGCTGGCGTCAGCAGCGGTAAAGACATGATTTTATTGGaaaaaagtttttcaaattttgaagTTGGCTTAAATGATCAAGAAGAAACTAAAGTCGTGTTTGCAAAAGGTGCAACTATAGGAAATACCACCAGAGTTCATTTAGGGAAAATAAGTGAGGACAGGATTGCTATCTCGTTATATGAAAATGGCgctttaattaaatcataCAATTTTGATGATCTTTTATCCAAAGCAAAAAAGTTGGACTGCAAATTAATAGAAGATAAGAATATATTTGGCAAGCTCTCGTTGgataataacaaaatatttgacTTAGTTGGTCTTGAAGTCGAATGCTCTTCTGGAAAAGAAGGATCcttttttgataaattgatgaagaaggGTCACTCCGAAAACGATGAAGGTTCTGATAATCAAGAAGAGTCAACACCAGAAAATTCCACCAACTCCACCAAAAATTCTAACTCATCAAAGAAAGTGAGATCTCCAAAAGTCATTTATGTTCCAGTTTCCAAACCATCTTACCCTCATATAAAACCTATTGGTAGAGTTGCCAAACAATCATTATTGGATAAATTGGCATATTTGAAAGCTCAAGATGAGCTTAAGATTGCTACAGATCACATCAAGAACGAATTAGAAGGTCAATGTTACAAATTGCGCGAGTTCATTGAAACACATCATTCAGAATTATTACAGGAATTATCAGAGCAAGATCTtgaagaaacaacaacttttgTCGGTGATTTGATCGAGTGGTTGGACTTTGAAAGCGATGATTCGACATTAGAtgaattaaattcaaaagttGATGAAGTGAATAGCAAGTTTTCTGAAGTGAGAAGATACAAGGAAATTGCAACCACTGATTTGTCTAAAGAAGGgttaaagaaattataCGACGATAGctcaaatttgattatgaAAATTCAGACAAGTATGTTGGAATTTGGCACTAAGATCTCCGAAGTGAGGGAAAAATACGAAGATGCCGGGCTCGATTTTGATAAAGCAAATGAAAGAATCAAACAAATACTTACTGGTAAGGGAGAAGACAAAATGTTATCTTTTGATAAAACTTTGAAAAGCTACAAGCAAGTCATTACAGAAATTGCCAAAGTTTTAGAATACGATGACAAAGACTTCTCAAAAGTGGCCAAATCTCAATTATACTCTTATCATGAGAAATTAGCAAAGGGTGTTGCAGATATGTTTGCCGATGTTATATCAATTGAGAGTCTTCATTTAGATAGAATGGAATTATTTAACCAACACTTTGAACAGTTATTAGAGAGGAAAAAACAACAGGAACTTAGGAGGAAACTAAGAGAAGCACAAAAAGCTGCTAAAGAAGAGCagaaagaacaagaaaCCAAACctgaagaagttgaaattattgaggaagaagatgaagttgttgaagaagttCCAAAGCAAACAACAACCGATGACTCTTTGGAGCAAAACACAAATTCTGTAGATGAAAACTCATCAACCGAAAATAAGAAGAAACCTGATGTGGAGCATGATGAATTGTAG